A window of Eikenella corrodens contains these coding sequences:
- a CDS encoding pseudaminic acid cytidylyltransferase, with protein sequence MTLCIIPARGGSKRIPRKNIKPFNGKPMIAYSIEAALESGCFTRVAVSTDDEEIAAVARQYGAETPFVRPPELADDFATTGAVMRHAVATLLAERLSESEHGGLLHGESGQPDCSASPKPVLPEVCCLYATAPFVRPADLQRGLDTLRRSGGDYAFSVTDFPFPIQRALRLDGQGGVSMFQPENFAVRSQDLEHAWHDAGQFYWGSAEAWLAEKPIFNSRAAAVKLPRYRVQDIDTPEDWARAEMMWRVLQEMGG encoded by the coding sequence ATGACCCTCTGCATCATTCCCGCGCGCGGCGGCAGCAAACGCATTCCGCGCAAAAACATCAAGCCGTTCAACGGCAAACCGATGATTGCCTATTCCATCGAGGCAGCATTGGAGAGCGGCTGCTTTACGCGTGTGGCGGTGTCGACCGATGATGAAGAAATCGCCGCCGTGGCGCGGCAATATGGCGCGGAAACCCCGTTTGTGCGCCCACCCGAGCTGGCGGATGATTTCGCCACCACCGGTGCCGTGATGCGCCATGCTGTTGCCACGCTGCTGGCGGAGCGGTTGTCTGAAAGTGAGCACGGCGGGTTGTTGCACGGCGAAAGTGGGCAGCCGGATTGTTCAGCTAGCCCCAAGCCAGTTTTGCCCGAAGTCTGCTGCCTGTATGCCACCGCCCCATTCGTGCGCCCTGCCGACCTGCAACGCGGGCTGGATACGCTGCGCCGAAGCGGTGGCGATTATGCCTTTTCGGTAACCGATTTCCCCTTTCCTATCCAGCGTGCCCTGCGGCTGGACGGGCAGGGCGGCGTGTCGATGTTTCAGCCGGAAAATTTTGCCGTGCGCTCGCAGGATTTGGAGCACGCTTGGCACGATGCGGGGCAGTTTTATTGGGGCAGTGCCGAGGCTTGGCTGGCAGAAAAACCGATTTTCAACAGTCGAGCCGCCGCCGTGAAGTTGCCGCGCTATCGTGTGCAGGATATTGATACGCCGGAAGATTGGGCGCGGGCGGAAATGATGTGGCGCGTGTTGCAGGAGATGGGTGGTTAG
- a CDS encoding UDP-glucuronic acid dehydrogenase has translation MNISVLCDSPNHPILPYLIRWQADRSDHDVHIYNRIDQLPGGDILFLISCNTIAKQETLSLYQYVLVTHASDLPLGRGWSPHVWQLLAGSTDICVSLLEAADKVDSGRIWHKQICRIPRIALFDEINRILFQTEIELMNYAIDNCDNIIPQPQDASITPTYYQKRTPKDSQLDISQSLESLFNQIRVADPHRYPAFFYLDGQKFTLTLSKAEDNTELSC, from the coding sequence ATGAACATTTCCGTTTTGTGCGACTCCCCAAACCACCCCATTCTCCCTTACCTGATCCGATGGCAGGCAGATAGAAGCGACCACGATGTACACATTTACAACCGGATAGACCAACTGCCTGGTGGGGATATCTTGTTTTTAATTTCCTGCAATACCATAGCAAAACAGGAAACCCTATCGCTTTACCAATATGTTTTGGTTACTCATGCCAGCGATTTGCCGCTTGGGCGCGGTTGGAGTCCACATGTTTGGCAGTTATTGGCAGGCAGCACAGATATTTGTGTCAGCCTACTAGAAGCTGCCGATAAAGTAGATTCAGGCAGAATATGGCACAAACAGATTTGCCGCATACCGAGAATCGCATTATTTGACGAAATCAATCGTATTTTGTTCCAAACCGAAATAGAACTAATGAATTACGCCATTGATAACTGTGACAATATCATACCGCAACCGCAAGATGCTTCTATCACCCCCACCTATTATCAAAAGCGCACACCCAAAGACAGCCAGTTAGATATAAGTCAAAGCTTGGAATCCCTGTTTAATCAAATCAGGGTAGCCGATCCGCACCGTTATCCAGCCTTCTTCTATCTAGATGGGCAAAAATTTACCTTAACCCTCAGTAAAGCAGAAGATAATACTGAACTATCCTGTTAG
- a CDS encoding YqaA family protein, giving the protein MTDFSLLAALWFSAFTSATLLPGTSEAAFAAFLWQCPEAAFAAWLAAGSGNTLGSLTSYWLGRQLPERGQSKLSPRAVSLLQRYGAWLLLLARQPVAGDALPLAAGWLRLNAWECAAALAVGKFVRYALIWQGMGWLLQAA; this is encoded by the coding sequence ATGACTGATTTCTCCCTACTCGCCGCACTGTGGTTTTCCGCCTTCACTTCCGCCACGCTGCTGCCTGGCACGTCTGAGGCCGCGTTTGCCGCCTTCTTATGGCAATGCCCCGAAGCTGCGTTTGCCGCTTGGCTGGCGGCAGGCAGCGGCAACACCTTGGGCAGCCTCACTTCCTATTGGCTTGGCCGCCAACTGCCGGAACGTGGCCAAAGCAAACTGTCTCCCCGTGCCGTGAGCCTGCTGCAGCGGTACGGCGCATGGCTGCTGCTTTTGGCAAGGCAGCCCGTGGCCGGCGATGCCTTGCCCCTGGCTGCCGGCTGGCTGCGTTTGAACGCGTGGGAGTGCGCCGCAGCGCTGGCAGTGGGCAAGTTTGTCCGCTATGCTTTGATTTGGCAGGGGATGGGCTGGCTGTTGCAGGCGGCCTGA
- a CDS encoding DUF1653 domain-containing protein, producing the protein MPHTLPRGLYRHYKGNLYELLHTARHSETEEPLAVYRALYGDYGVWVRPLAMFAEEVETANGRMARFALVKAFD; encoded by the coding sequence ATGCCCCACACCCTGCCCCGCGGCCTTTACCGCCACTACAAAGGCAATCTCTACGAACTGCTGCACACGGCACGGCACAGCGAAACGGAAGAGCCGCTGGCTGTGTACCGCGCGCTTTATGGCGACTACGGCGTGTGGGTGCGCCCGCTGGCGATGTTTGCGGAGGAGGTGGAAACGGCAAACGGGCGCATGGCGCGGTTTGCGCTGGTGAAGGCGTTTGATTAG
- the dxs gene encoding 1-deoxy-D-xylulose-5-phosphate synthase, producing the protein MTTTPLLDTIEYPQDLRRLREDQLPQLAAELRTFLLESISQTGGHFASNLGAVELAVALHYVYDTPNDHLIWDVGHQSYPHKVLTGRRNRMHTMRQYGGLAGFPKRSESEYDDFGVGHSSTSIGAALGMAVADKLSGSPNRSVAVIGDGAMTAGQAFEALNNAGDMDTDLLVILNDNEMSISPNVGAFPKYLAGSQGKDWRDTLRSIKHKSEKVLDKLPGALHIAQKVEQRLKSVLDGSRIRPDSLFDNFSFTYTGPVDGHDVRQLVAVLKEMKQRKGPQLLHVLTQKGQGYKLAENDPVGFHAVGKFNPDQGPVSGGAAPLSYTQIFGQWVCDQAAADGKLVAITPAMREGSGLVEFEQRFPERYFDVGIAEQHAVTFAAGLACGGIKPVVAIYSTFLQRAYDQLVHDVALQNLPVLFAIDRAGIVGADGPTHAGAYDLSFLRCIPNMVLAAPSSGEECRLLLSTCYALDCPTAVRYPRGASGSTAIGSGLDTVPVGKGVVRRRGNETAVLAFGSMVQPALQAAERLDLTVADMRFVKPLDEELIADLAATHQRLVCIEENAVQGGVGSAVLEVLAKQGCRLPVLLLGIEDIVTGHGDPAILLDDLGLSAEKLAARIGTFVQSAG; encoded by the coding sequence ATGACTACCACGCCGCTTCTCGATACCATCGAATATCCGCAGGATTTGCGCCGTTTGCGTGAAGACCAGCTGCCGCAGCTGGCCGCCGAACTGCGCACCTTCCTGCTGGAGAGCATCAGCCAGACCGGCGGCCATTTCGCCAGCAATCTGGGCGCGGTGGAGCTGGCTGTGGCATTGCATTATGTGTACGACACGCCTAACGACCACTTAATTTGGGACGTAGGCCACCAAAGCTATCCGCACAAAGTGCTCACCGGCCGCCGCAACCGCATGCACACCATGCGCCAATATGGCGGCCTGGCCGGTTTCCCCAAGCGCAGCGAATCGGAATACGACGATTTCGGCGTTGGTCATTCTTCCACCTCCATCGGTGCGGCATTAGGCATGGCGGTGGCCGATAAACTTTCAGGTAGCCCCAACCGCAGCGTGGCCGTGATCGGCGACGGCGCGATGACTGCCGGCCAAGCTTTTGAAGCGCTGAACAATGCCGGCGATATGGACACCGATTTGCTGGTTATCCTCAACGACAACGAAATGTCGATTTCCCCCAACGTGGGCGCTTTCCCCAAATACCTTGCCGGCAGCCAGGGCAAAGACTGGCGCGACACCCTGCGCAGCATCAAACATAAATCTGAAAAAGTGCTCGACAAACTGCCCGGCGCGCTGCACATCGCGCAGAAAGTGGAGCAGCGGCTGAAAAGCGTGCTCGACGGCTCGCGCATCCGCCCCGATTCCCTGTTCGACAACTTCAGCTTCACCTACACCGGCCCGGTGGACGGCCACGACGTGCGGCAACTGGTGGCTGTGCTCAAAGAGATGAAACAGCGCAAAGGTCCGCAGCTTTTGCATGTGCTCACGCAAAAAGGGCAGGGTTACAAACTGGCTGAAAACGACCCGGTCGGTTTTCACGCCGTGGGCAAATTTAATCCCGACCAAGGCCCGGTGAGCGGCGGCGCTGCCCCTTTGAGCTACACCCAGATTTTCGGCCAATGGGTATGCGACCAAGCCGCCGCAGATGGCAAATTAGTCGCCATTACCCCCGCCATGCGTGAAGGCAGCGGATTGGTGGAGTTTGAGCAACGCTTTCCCGAACGCTATTTCGATGTCGGTATTGCCGAGCAGCACGCCGTTACCTTCGCGGCCGGCCTAGCCTGTGGCGGCATCAAGCCCGTGGTGGCGATTTACTCCACTTTCCTGCAACGCGCTTACGACCAGCTGGTGCACGATGTGGCATTGCAAAACCTGCCGGTATTGTTCGCCATCGACCGCGCCGGTATCGTTGGTGCCGACGGCCCTACTCATGCCGGTGCCTACGATTTGAGCTTCCTGCGCTGCATCCCGAATATGGTGCTGGCTGCGCCCAGCAGCGGCGAAGAATGCCGCCTGCTGCTTTCCACCTGCTACGCGTTGGATTGCCCCACTGCCGTACGCTACCCGCGCGGCGCCAGCGGCAGCACGGCAATCGGCAGCGGCTTGGATACCGTGCCGGTAGGCAAAGGCGTGGTGCGGCGGCGGGGCAATGAAACCGCCGTATTGGCTTTCGGCAGCATGGTGCAGCCTGCGTTGCAGGCAGCCGAACGGCTGGATTTAACCGTGGCCGATATGCGCTTTGTGAAACCGCTGGACGAAGAATTGATTGCCGATTTGGCCGCCACCCACCAGCGGCTGGTGTGCATCGAAGAAAACGCCGTGCAAGGCGGCGTCGGCAGCGCGGTGTTGGAAGTACTGGCCAAGCAGGGTTGCCGCTTACCCGTGTTGCTGTTGGGCATTGAAGACATCGTTACCGGCCATGGCGATCCGGCCATCCTGCTGGATGACTTGGGATTGAGCGCCGAGAAACTGGCGGCACGGATTGGGACATTTGTACAATCAGCGGGCTGA
- a CDS encoding leucine-rich repeat domain-containing protein — protein sequence MLLLNQKDIDETELLTAAELDIRNIAAKNWPTVLRATQVQSLHLYHITAPELPDFTPLRALRHLSLEWGGKITDLSPVFRIEGLQTLVLFHFAKLRRLDGIGSLNELTTLHLSGNQGYGTPPLQLDSIAPVAELPALTDFSLTNTKLADDDIRILAQCRHLRRLRISNNFEKQQFAYLAKHLNPQLETPIRAFEQLGGECSRCGGALQLAIGRRGRFLCLSCDAKRVARIEAEFAELVATA from the coding sequence ATGCTGCTGCTCAACCAAAAAGACATCGACGAAACCGAACTCCTCACCGCCGCCGAGCTCGACATCCGCAATATCGCCGCCAAAAACTGGCCGACCGTGCTGCGCGCCACGCAGGTTCAAAGCCTGCACCTCTACCACATCACCGCGCCAGAGCTGCCCGATTTCACTCCGCTGCGCGCCTTGCGCCACCTCTCGCTGGAATGGGGCGGCAAAATCACCGACTTATCGCCCGTTTTCCGCATCGAAGGATTGCAGACGCTCGTTCTCTTTCACTTTGCCAAACTGCGCCGGCTGGACGGCATCGGCAGCCTAAACGAGCTCACTACGCTGCACCTCTCCGGCAACCAAGGCTACGGCACCCCGCCCTTGCAGCTAGACAGCATCGCCCCTGTTGCCGAGTTGCCCGCTTTAACCGATTTCTCGCTCACTAATACCAAGCTGGCCGACGACGACATCCGCATCCTGGCGCAATGCCGCCATCTGCGCCGGCTGCGTATTTCCAATAATTTTGAAAAACAGCAGTTTGCCTATTTGGCCAAACACCTGAACCCACAGTTGGAAACACCCATCCGCGCGTTTGAGCAACTCGGGGGCGAATGCAGCCGCTGCGGTGGCGCCTTGCAGTTGGCCATCGGTCGGCGCGGCAGATTTCTATGCCTAAGCTGCGATGCCAAACGTGTTGCCCGAATCGAAGCCGAATTTGCCGAACTGGTTGCCACCGCCTAG
- a CDS encoding nitroreductase family protein — translation MTLQQALERRRSVRHYGDTPIDADIVRQCLRLAQLAPSSSNMQLYEFYHITDAAVLKQLAEACLGQKAAATAPQMVVFVTRQDLHRSRAQTVLDFERGNIQRNSPPEKQAKRIQAEEGYRNKLMPFVYARCFGLLGAFRKTLSWGIGLFRPMMRDVSEADMRVVVHKSCGLAAQTFMLAMAEAGYDTCPMEGLDSCRVKRILKLPRGAEINMIVACGIQKEGHGIWSERYRLPFDEVYRHI, via the coding sequence ATGACCCTGCAACAAGCCCTCGAACGCCGCCGTTCCGTGCGCCACTACGGCGATACGCCTATCGATGCCGATATCGTGCGCCAATGCCTGCGCCTTGCCCAGCTTGCCCCCAGCAGCTCCAATATGCAGCTTTACGAGTTCTACCACATCACCGATGCCGCCGTGTTGAAGCAGCTTGCCGAAGCCTGCCTCGGGCAAAAAGCCGCCGCCACCGCGCCGCAGATGGTGGTGTTCGTTACCCGCCAAGACCTGCACCGCAGCCGCGCCCAAACCGTGCTCGATTTCGAACGCGGCAACATCCAACGCAACAGCCCGCCCGAAAAACAGGCCAAACGCATTCAGGCGGAAGAAGGCTACCGCAACAAACTCATGCCCTTTGTTTATGCCCGCTGCTTCGGTCTGCTCGGTGCGTTCCGCAAAACGCTCTCATGGGGCATCGGCCTATTCCGCCCGATGATGCGTGATGTATCTGAAGCCGATATGCGCGTGGTGGTGCACAAAAGCTGCGGCTTGGCGGCACAAACCTTTATGCTCGCCATGGCCGAAGCCGGCTACGACACCTGCCCGATGGAAGGGCTGGACAGTTGTCGCGTGAAACGCATTCTGAAACTGCCGCGCGGCGCGGAAATCAATATGATTGTGGCCTGCGGCATACAAAAAGAAGGCCACGGCATTTGGAGCGAACGCTACCGCCTGCCGTTTGACGAGGTGTATCGGCATATTTGA
- the pseI gene encoding pseudaminic acid synthase yields the protein MTQAVNINNCFIGQEYPPYIIAEMSANHNGSLQTAFNIIEQAKAAGADAVKIQTYTADTITLRSNAPEFQIKGGLWDGQTLHELYQKAHLPWEWHKPLFDFAREQGITIFSSPFDFTAVDLLESLDAPAYKIASFEAVDLPLIRYVAQTGKPMIVSTGMADAEEIAEAVAAAREGGCKELVLLHCVSGYPAPAADYNLRTLPDMAQRFGVPVGLSDHTLDNTTAIAAVALGACVIEKHFTLDRNGGGPDDSFSLEPQDLAELCRSSHTAWQALGQADYGLKSSEQGNIQFRRSLYFVKDMKAGDTIGADCIRSVRPGYGLAPKHYDALIGKRLRRDVAANTATGWDCVEE from the coding sequence ATGACCCAAGCCGTCAACATCAATAACTGTTTCATCGGGCAAGAGTACCCGCCCTATATCATTGCCGAGATGTCGGCCAACCATAACGGCAGCCTGCAAACCGCCTTCAACATCATAGAACAGGCCAAGGCCGCCGGTGCCGATGCCGTCAAAATCCAAACCTACACCGCCGACACCATCACGCTGCGCAGCAACGCGCCCGAGTTCCAAATCAAAGGCGGCCTGTGGGACGGGCAAACGCTGCACGAGCTGTATCAAAAAGCGCATCTGCCTTGGGAATGGCACAAGCCGCTGTTTGATTTTGCCCGCGAGCAGGGCATCACCATTTTCAGCTCGCCGTTTGACTTCACGGCGGTGGATTTGCTGGAAAGCCTCGATGCCCCGGCTTACAAAATCGCCTCGTTTGAAGCGGTGGATTTGCCGCTGATCCGTTATGTGGCGCAAACCGGCAAGCCGATGATTGTGTCCACCGGAATGGCCGATGCCGAAGAAATCGCCGAAGCCGTGGCCGCCGCGCGCGAAGGCGGCTGCAAGGAATTGGTGCTGCTGCACTGCGTGAGCGGCTACCCCGCACCGGCGGCGGATTACAACCTGCGCACGCTGCCCGATATGGCACAGCGTTTCGGCGTGCCGGTGGGTTTGTCCGACCACACGCTGGACAACACCACCGCCATCGCCGCCGTGGCGCTCGGTGCGTGCGTGATTGAAAAACATTTCACGCTAGACAGAAACGGCGGCGGCCCGGACGACAGTTTTTCTTTAGAACCGCAGGATTTGGCCGAACTGTGCCGCAGCAGCCATACCGCCTGGCAGGCGCTGGGACAGGCCGATTACGGTTTGAAATCGAGCGAGCAGGGCAATATCCAGTTCCGCCGTTCGCTGTATTTTGTGAAGGATATGAAAGCGGGCGATACCATCGGCGCCGACTGCATCCGCAGCGTGCGCCCCGGCTACGGGCTGGCGCCCAAGCATTACGATGCGCTCATCGGCAAACGCCTGCGCCGCGATGTGGCGGCCAATACGGCCACCGGTTGGGATTGCGTGGAAGAGTAG
- a CDS encoding GNAT family N-acetyltransferase: MRTITHNPAAQRFEYTEHGASYYVSYRAEGGIWQLLHTEAPASPYGRGIAADIVRTALEEARRQGVKIRSDCPFVIGYLAFHPEFADLEA; encoded by the coding sequence ATGCGCACCATCACCCACAACCCAGCCGCGCAACGCTTCGAATACACCGAACACGGCGCAAGCTATTATGTGTCCTACCGCGCCGAAGGCGGCATCTGGCAGCTGTTGCACACCGAAGCACCGGCCAGCCCCTACGGGCGCGGCATCGCTGCCGACATCGTCCGCACCGCGCTGGAAGAAGCGCGGCGGCAGGGCGTGAAAATCCGCAGCGACTGCCCGTTCGTGATCGGCTATCTTGCCTTTCATCCGGAATTTGCCGATTTGGAAGCCTAA
- the pseG gene encoding UDP-2,4-diacetamido-2,4,6-trideoxy-beta-L-altropyranose hydrolase yields the protein MIKDQTMKILIRADASLQIGSGHIMRCLTLAHELSRRGHTVRFICRALPGHLGETIERAGFGLVLLPVPPQAVRLPESGRCELLRSKNERSELCQNEAKTATHFQPAHAHWLPVSQAQDAVDCVPPIRAFAPDWIICDHYALSAEWELAAKAAAGSRLMAIDDLADRPHAADLLLDQNLGHTPADYAGLVPPACRLLTGTRYALLREEFAAWRAASLQRRAAQAETGCLKHILVNLGGVDKDNHTLAVLQALSGSLPADCRVTVVMGKTAPHTAAVQAFADSAPYPCRVLVGANNMAELMAEADLAIGAAGSTSWERCCLGLPTMMLVLAENQRGIAVALQAAGAALSLKTAEIAVSKFVPVISYFSRSENLAAMFAKAAALCDGKGAARVVSHLS from the coding sequence TTGATTAAAGACCAAACGATGAAGATTTTAATCCGTGCAGACGCATCCCTTCAAATCGGCAGCGGCCACATCATGCGCTGCCTCACGCTGGCGCATGAGCTTTCGCGGCGCGGCCATACGGTGCGTTTTATTTGCCGTGCGCTGCCCGGCCATTTGGGCGAAACCATCGAACGCGCAGGCTTCGGTTTGGTGCTGCTGCCCGTGCCGCCGCAGGCCGTAAGGCTACCTGAAAGCGGACGCTGCGAGCTTCTGCGTAGCAAAAATGAACGCAGTGAGCTTTGCCAAAACGAAGCGAAGACAGCAACGCACTTTCAGCCAGCCCATGCCCATTGGCTGCCGGTATCGCAGGCGCAGGATGCCGTCGACTGCGTGCCGCCTATCCGCGCTTTTGCGCCGGATTGGATCATCTGCGACCACTACGCCTTATCCGCCGAGTGGGAGCTGGCCGCCAAGGCTGCCGCGGGCAGCCGCCTGATGGCGATCGACGACTTGGCCGACCGCCCCCACGCCGCCGATTTGCTGCTGGATCAAAACCTCGGCCACACCCCCGCCGATTACGCCGGCCTGGTGCCGCCCGCCTGCCGCCTGCTCACCGGCACGCGCTACGCCCTATTGCGCGAAGAATTTGCAGCCTGGCGCGCGGCGAGCCTGCAACGCCGTGCCGCACAAGCCGAAACAGGCTGCCTGAAGCATATTTTGGTGAACTTGGGCGGCGTGGATAAGGACAACCATACTTTGGCGGTGCTGCAGGCGCTTTCAGGTAGCCTGCCTGCCGATTGCCGCGTTACTGTGGTGATGGGCAAAACCGCGCCGCACACCGCCGCCGTGCAGGCTTTTGCCGATAGCGCGCCGTATCCCTGCCGCGTGCTGGTGGGAGCAAACAATATGGCCGAACTGATGGCCGAAGCCGATTTGGCCATCGGCGCGGCGGGCAGCACTTCGTGGGAGCGTTGTTGCCTGGGCTTGCCCACCATGATGCTGGTGTTGGCGGAAAACCAGCGCGGCATCGCTGTTGCGCTACAAGCCGCAGGTGCGGCTCTATCGCTGAAAACAGCCGAAATTGCTGTATCGAAGTTTGTGCCAGTCATAAGTTACTTCAGTCGGTCGGAGAATCTTGCCGCAATGTTTGCAAAGGCAGCAGCATTATGTGACGGCAAGGGCGCCGCTCGCGTTGTTTCCCATTTATCTTAA